The nucleotide sequence ATTGTGATGTCGAAGGAAAATTAACTAAAGAAGCGAATTTTAACGGCTCTATCGATCATATAGCCGGGATTTGCAACTCGAAGAGAAATGTTTTGGGAATGATGCCTCATCCCGAACGAGCAATGGAAAAACTTTTAGGTTCCGAAGACGGAAAACCAATTTTTGAATCCATCCTCAATTCACTTTCGATTGCTTAAAAGCAAGCTATAATGATTACTGAAACACAACCGAAATTGATGTTGCACAGCGAAGGACTGGTGAAGCGTTATCGAAAACGTACGGTTGTGGATGATGTATCTATTAATGTTAGCCAGGGGGAAGTGGTTGGTTTATTAGGCCCAAACGGGGCGGGTAAAACAACAACTTTTTATATGATGGTGGGGTTAGTTCGGCCAAATGCCGGTAAAATTTTCCTAAATGATAAAAACCTGACCCGGGAACCCATGTACAAACGAGCCCGAATGGGAATTGGATATCTGTCCCAGGAGGCCAGCGTTTTTAGAAGCCTTACTGTACGCGAAAATCTTGAATCTGTTCTTCAGTTCTTATCGATTCCCCAAAAAGAAATAGACCTGAAGGTTGACAAGCTTATTGAAGAATTTGGGCTCCATAAAGTGGTAGATAGCAAAGGTTACAGTTTGTCCGGAGGAGAGCGGAGACGCACGGAAATAGCCCGTGCTTTAGTAACCGATCCGAAATTTATACTGCTGGATGAACCTTTTGCAGGTGTGGACCCCATTGCAGTTGAAGATATAC is from Gracilimonas sp. and encodes:
- the lptB gene encoding LPS export ABC transporter ATP-binding protein — its product is MITETQPKLMLHSEGLVKRYRKRTVVDDVSINVSQGEVVGLLGPNGAGKTTTFYMMVGLVRPNAGKIFLNDKNLTREPMYKRARMGIGYLSQEASVFRSLTVRENLESVLQFLSIPQKEIDLKVDKLIEEFGLHKVVDSKGYSLSGGERRRTEIARALVTDPKFILLDEPFAGVDPIAVEDIQEIVSGLRHQNIGILITDHNVHETLAITDRAYLMFEGKILMEGSADRLAEDEKAKDLYLGKQFKLDRYT